The genomic window AGCACTCATTAGGTCTGACAAAAGACAATTTATTatggcaaacaaaaatatttaacgcTTTTCGGGAGACGGCGTCGCTGCTCATTTTCAGATATCAAACGGAATGTGCCAATGCGTTCAGTCCAGGcagagataaaaataattaccttgGAAGTTACTTGATGTGCTGTTGAAAGACTTTTGTTTTCTAGCTGGACTTCTGCTATTAGATCGGTGAAGAGACGAGACGGAAGGTCGTAATGCTGGAAAGTTGAAACATGTTGAGAAAATGTACCTAAGTTCTAAGTTGCACTTCGGAGAGATGACTCGAGGCGACCACGCGCATACATGcttattgattaatttatcaCAGTATGGAAATGTATGGGCTTACGTCTGTTATAGAACGCACAAAGGTTTGTTGCCATCCCTTTGaacataattaattgtaaagttTCTGGCAATACTTAATGTTCCGTTGCGTACAAAAAGTTGAACTGAATTTCAGACTCACATTTAGCGCCGATATTGCTCCGCATGATGGGTATTTTAGTATCCGGATATACATTGGGATTAGTATTCGATGCCCGTAACTTGTTCCCGGATACAGAGGCCTTCGTTGCTGTCCAAAACAAAACGGCAAATACTATTACAGTGGCAAGCAAACTCCCTCCGGTACCCCAGCGGGGGTACACATACGCTGTGATGCGGGCCACGCGCCAAAATATTAAGTGTCCTAGCACGCTCGTGAGAACATCTAATTTATTAAGCGTTACTGAAATAGAACAGTCCAAATATCGCCTGTTAAACTGCTTACTTTTGTGTTTAACTAAATTAATGGAATCAAATGTTGTGCAGCTGTTGCATTGCAGCTGAGATAAAACATACGGTCCTCTGTGGCTAAACGATCGGGCAACAGTCGTTCAGCAGTTGGGCAGCAATGGCGCTAACGTCTGGCAATAGCTAAGGGGCATACGTTGACCATTGAGGGTTCAGGGACCTACATGCAACAGCACACAGCATTAGATAGAACGGAAGCTGTTACTCACGTAATTTGTTTCTGATCAAATCAGTTCGTTGCGGAGCACTTCGAGTAGAAGACTCTCTGTTTTCcgcttgaaaaaatattccattaatCAACAGAAATACGCAGTAGCGTCACATTCTAGTCAGTCTCTTATCACAGAGATATAGAATAACATGTTTAGAATTTGACAGTAAAAAATACTAATGACACTAAATAAAGACATGAGAAATGCTATAACAATCAAAAGCCGGACAACACAATGTGATATTTCAAGTGGGTCAGACAGAATCAACATACCTACCATAGAAGCATGATGGGTAACTACTTGACCTCTaacgtaaaaaaagttttgcatcgaattgCCCTATtacgaaaagaaagaaaagctGATATACTTGGCCTGGTTTTCTTGCGAAGGATTTCCGTAGCTTGTATGAGGGACAGGTCCTCAAAACCTAACATTGGCTTAAATgacaattttatatataaacaCTACTATATACTTATGTACCTTTCCATGCCCTAGTAGGGGATTTCGTGTGGTTTCCGATACTTGGCGTGCACCGGATATTCGGATCGGGGACACCGTCTAAAAAACATAAAGCAAACTCATGTCGAACAAactgaataattattaaacGCTAGCTGGTTCCTCcagtttcatccgcgtcccgtgggaactactttctgTAACTGGATAATGTAATGTGTGCATGTCACTCGGGTAGGTAGCGTAGGTAGCGTAGCGGGTAGGTAGTtgtcacaaaattattttttcaaatcggtcaaagtagtttcggagcctttacatacaaacaaaaaactttataatatttaagcaAACATTTGATAACAAATTTGTATTAGGCTAAATAAAACctgaattaaagtaaataaattagaagGCATGTCTTACCAGCACTCAGCTGCGGCCAAGGCAGATCTCTTCTGAGTGTTAATCTTTTGTTGACTGGAGTTACGAGTGGCTTACCATATCCCGAATTGCCATCGCATCTAGAGTAACCATTAGCACCTATGATCAAAAACGGAAAAAGAATCAGAATTTTGAGGACACCACAGTACCTAAGATTATCAAGCAGGCCCGTAGCAAATATTAGGGCAGAATCCTGCAGTCTTATAAAGACAGAAACTTTCCTTCTGAAAATCGCTAGATCTGCCTTGGGCCCATAACAATCGCTGCTTTTGCTATAAATATGGATAATTGACAATGAAACCCATACATAAACCATGGTTGAATGAATCTTTTGGTTAGGGCCCAAGttcaaagacattttttttttctaaaaataaccaGGTTTCCCTTTCAATTTTTGAATTCAACaaacttttttaagaataatgtCGTTTACGAACTTGGAACTTAATCAGGCTTAATAATAATACTCACGAATATTCTTCTTACTGCCGATGCTCATGACATCAAGAAGCTCTTCAGGTGTCGACGAATATCCGGGGCCCACTGTACTCAAGGTTTTCGATTTAGCCGCTATCACTAATTGAACAacgattattttaataactttattcgTTTAAAAACGAGTTGacattgaaaacttttttgaacatgtaatttttttatttatatgttacaTTTATAGCATAAACACGCCTCCAAACGTCAACTACATTAATCACATATTATAAGTACATACCTTGCAAATTAGTGTGATTAGATCATAATGGCATAATGGGAAGGTCAAATTTAAGGGTTGTAAAGTGTGTctcctccccactcagagagatttaatggttacttaagccattccttagtgaaggatttgtatgacattctgtcactaaggagagacttaagtaatcattaaatgccTCTGAGTGGAGAGGTCTGTCATGGCAAATACTCcaaattaataaagattataaaattaaaataattcgtaCTTACAATCTATTATAGGACCAGAGGAAATGCTTGATGCTTTCACAGAAGGTATCGTGTCTCTACTGAAGTTTTCGCTCACAGAGCGGGCTGGCAACAACAAGAGAGAGTAGCAATAGTAAGAGAGGTATTTTTGAGGTAACAACTTCAAACCAGCAGGTCAAGTCAAGAGGTCCTATTGATAAAAATCCCATAGAGAAACTATAAGGCGGTTGAAATTAGGTACTATCTAATAAGATTTTCAATATGTAGATCCCTCGCTAGACTTTTGAATTAACACATTAGGAAGAAAGAatgatttaagtaataaaattaggGCTAGGTTGGATCAACTGCCAGCAAcccagtataaataaattatgtatttacgtGTTGAAGATAAATCCGCAGGTTTATCCTTATCGGTTGTTGCTTCTTGCCGGCCTTTTGAAGTCGGCCGCTCCTTGCTTTGTTGGCCTATGAACGCAAAATATTTCCAGtaggtaaagaaaaatattacaattatttaaattagtacaaaagtcatttttaatttttgagagGTGATCAGGTAAGCTACTATGAAAGGTCTTAATTAGATTGTGTTGTACAGCAAAACCGTGTCACTAAAATCAGGGTAGGTTAATCAGTCAGGTCAGTATTCAAAGAGACTGGCATGAAATACCTTACTATTTTGGAATAAGTCACCTGTGTCCTTTTCCCAgacctatgttggggtcaacttTCAGCCTAACCGTCGGTAAGTGAAAAACACCTAatttagaaagctatattattatagtaaataACATACGCGAAGTACTTTGTGGGGCACTCTTCCGTGAAGCAGGTGAGCCGGACGTGGAGGCCGAGTTGCTTCGACTGCGCGGCCGCCGCACCGTGCCCGTCACCGTCATGCCTTTGATCTCTTGACGGAGCCCTGGATATATTGGGCATTGTTTTAGGAATATACAActgacttataaataaaactacttttacggattttttcgcggttattttaatattatttaatctcgACGGTCGGTTCCTTTATGCAGACTTCGGTACGGGCAGACtgctacttatttatttttggggaAAGGTAAAATAGTACTCTTCAATTAACGACTGTCAAAAACATCTCATGTATTGATTCGTGGGCTTTTCATCATATTCATTCGTGGTATTATTATTCTACACAAAAATGTTGCTCGTTTGCAAGACTAAGcaacattcattaaaataacttcaggaaatatttttgaactaacAATCgaattacctactttaaaaaaaagatgcAAAGAAGAGTATCAACTTTCATGCTGCAATGCAAGTGTTGCGCAACAGTCTCGCGAGTGTATCGCCACTTACGTGAGGCGTTGCTCTCCCTGTATCGCGCGTGTGGCTGTGGCGTGGCGGTGGCGGTGCGGCCGCCGGCCACGCGCCGCGTGCTGCTCACTTGCCGACTTTGCGGCGAAGTATCTAAAATACACGACTATCATTTACAATCAATTTTCCATGGCCTAAGGCATTGTCaaaaatagtacctatttatagtaaataaatattttcgaaattCGTTGTAACTTTGAAGTAAGAACTGATAAACATGCAAGAAGTCTGCTTATTCTAAGATTCTAACATCCTTCTGACATGGCTACTTTGGAATCGAAAAGTACTTTTatactagaataaaatataggtatacttaCATAGTAAAATGCCTCATAGCTTGCATTTGCCACGAActcaaaactaaatataaataacagtaaataaatacataatattctaCAGGAATGGGAATAGATACAATGAAACAAAGattacatgaaattatttattaatataacaacATACAGACCAACTAGATGTACTGTGTATACAAAACTAATGCATTCTATGCAAACTTATTACAATCTATGTTTTTCAATAACTTACTTTAACACTCAATGACAAAAACTTTTtggagcaatttttttttaaggcaatttattttcaacatttatGGTAATCGCATTTTGTGAAGACGATAGAGTTAAGCAAGTTTAAACCTTATTTTAAGGGCTTAaagtcacaaataaaattacgtgTAATCTTAAAATGCAATTACTATACTTTGAATTTGAGGGCGTGACCAATTACCACGATCACCGAAATTCATTCGGAAAATCTTTTCGAATGTTATTTTAAACGTAAGAATCAGTAAAATTTAGAACATTATTCCCCAATATTTTATATGCAAAGctccaaaaatataatagtatttACCTGCAACTTTGGCAGGATTGGACACGCcatcaaattaaaagttaatagaatatacctacctaagtcaTTTCTGATAGTCTAGCTGACATTATTTTCAGATGAATTAGATTCTACATTATCGGGTTCCGTACCAGGATTGCTATCATTTTCTGATGTACAATCAGTGCTCAATTTACGCGACTGTACCGAAGAAACACTactaattttatcttttctaGTACCAATACCTGGCAGGCTACTTTCCGAATCGCTGTTATTTTTGTTGCCATGGTTACGAGTGCTTTTAGGCGGGCCAACGTCAACAATGTCCGCGTTGCCACGGTTACGGGTGCTTTTAGGCGGGTCATTGTCAACAATATCCGCGTTGCCATGGTTACGTGACCGTTTTGGCGCGTCATCGTCGGAGGCGTCGCTATGGTTACGGGAGCGTTTAGGCGTGTGAGTACCGGGGGGCAGGCTGGGTGTTGAGGAGCGGCGGGAGCGGACTCGTTGCCGCTGGGACGCCTTGAGCTCCATCTCCACGCAGTGCTCGGCGAACATCAGCTGTAGGGGGGCGTACATGTGCGGCAGCAGTTCTAGGTCGCTCATTGTGATCTGCGGACAAATGGTAAATGTGTTACAGAAAATTATAGCTTGttgctaagtcaaagccgcgtgGATCATAAGGTTGAGCAACGCTTGACGCGGTGCTAACGAGTTCTtcagtgtttcggaaggcacgataaactggtgggtcccgactgtcatttgaatatctgtCGTTACGAGAAGGCAcaaaaccagaaagtctgaaaaccacTTTTACCAACTGGTATCaggttgtccaggtaactggattgaggaactcagataggcagtcgctccatgtaaaacactggttctcagctgcatccggtatgtatgactggaagccaaccccaacatagttgggtaaatgCTCGGGAAatgaagacattttttttaatagattgtCAACTTTATCTCTAAAGCATACGGTTCAATGTTAAATGGGAATACAAACCTGCATATTATCAAAAGCGATGCCGACACTGTTATTATCGTTCAGTATATGCGCGTTCAAGCGCGGCAGCCTTGCGTATCTCTGGCTGAAGTGCGTCAGTACTGTGTAGCGGGCGTTCATCTGTCGGCCTATGTCTATGGCCTGGGTGGTGGTGGAGTGCATCTTGATGCGAGCCTCGTCGGCTAACTCGTCCTCCATTGTGGCTTCGTGGATTAGGAGGGTTGAGTCCGTTcctggaaaattaaaaaaaagagaacATTCTTAGGGATAATAGTGTAAACATAGTTTACTAAACCGTTTACTGGGCGTGGGAAAATTAGAGaagaaaaaataacgaaaatatgTGGGACTTCATTTGCAACTTTTCATTATTTAGTTGCGAAGGCTAacgataaaattataacaatggaAGTTACTAAAGAGGAAGATTACTATTCCAGTAAAATGGTACTCTTAAGTTAGATAGTATTTATCACAGATCTATAAAAGCAAATACCTAAGAACATACTAACATCACACTTACCGATCTTAACCAGCTCTTCACAAGGCAGCGTGTCCCCGGAATAAGTGACCTTATATCGCTCGTCCACATTGATGGCAACTCCGAACGCGTTGGGACAGTGTGCTACGAAACACGTCTTAATGGATTCCACGCCCATTGATGATAGGGCTGCTGCCGTTAAATCCAATTTCTCTGGATGCTCATGGTGCTGGTGGAAGAAAGAGATGATTGGTTAGTTTCTTCGAAAGTGTCATGGCTTCgcgaatataataaataatgcagtCGCAACTGTAGacagttgttttttgtttttttttttcttaattttgttttacttttttttttgttgttaatttgtttCTTGGCCTCTCTTGGCAAAtgtaatattgtatgtattgtagtatgtatgtatttaagtatgtatgtatactgtatatttattattattcatatattgtaaatatatgtttttgtgttctttgttgacaatatttttaacaaaaactttgCACCTACCACAGCTttttctccaccacccaaaggtagactggcagaaaACGCCtatggcgttaagtccgccgtgtacgaaatgtgcagaagcattaaataaatatataaataaataatgtcgggacactttttcacacacggttggttaacttgtgttatgggtggtAACACAACTGacaaactacatatagctacacatatacatatttataaatacatattataacacccagacaacgaccaacaagcatgctcatcacacaaatatcgaccgaaccgggaatcgaacccgggaccacagattcggcagtccggcttggtgaccattgcgccacagaggtcgtcgaatataagaaatgataAACACgacaataaaaattacaaaattatgaatgCAATACCCTACATAGTGATGAAAAAGAGAATGAAGAAAAAGAAACAAGACTGGAAttgaaaaaattacaatgcaATCCGCGACAATTTGTTTAGTTATTAGTTACATAAGTCACATTTgctaaacaatattaatacaagCCTAAGCTTGACACTGGCGCATTAGACGGCAGCACATGGGCCAACACGAAAGCCAATTAAAAGTTACAGCAGGGtctcgattctgctaattttatttaagcggcatacgattgatatccaatcacgactcaattacgattgaagcctATGTGGCACGTACATAATTGagaacatttctaaaatctCACCAAATTCTGATTAGGAATGAGCGTATAATCGCTCTTGAGCCTCTCAAACTGGTGATCGTACAGCGTGAGCCACGTAACGATCTGTCCCGGCGCCAGCAGGTACACCGGCGTCGGGGGCGAAGCACCCTCCCCTGGGGCCAGCTCCTGCATAGCTTGGCGACGGGCTTGGAGGACGCCGATTAGACCTTAGGAAAAAAAGACGAATTTAACTTCCAAATGTTATTTTCTTGAATGAATAAAACTGTAACATGGACCTTTAGGACTTTtaccattaataaaaaaataagtttatatcATTATGAACTTTCTGTTTAGCAGTGGAATTTGCAGAATTCCCAAAATTACcagaaaataattgcaaaatacCAACTTCTACAAAAAATTGTGTTAGTACACTAAAACATATAAGCAAAAAAAATTCAGAGATGacacaaaacatttcaaaatgcgTGATTATTTCGTTCATTTCTGTGCAACTTAAAGGGAATCAAAATTTAAGTGATGCTGATTTTGTTGCTGAATTTTGTCTTATAATATGCTTTGAAAGTAACACCGTAAAACCTTATTGAAAACTCGACTTACCAATATGATGGTCAGCATGTAAATGTGAGATGTATATCGCCTTCAGCGTCCTGAGGAACGCGTTGACCTTCTTAGGTCCGTAGAACCGCACCAGCTGACCGAAAGTGCCTTCGCCACAGTCCAACAGCATTGAACGATTTTCACTAAAAAGTACAAgtcttgtttatttatgtgaagCTTCCTATGCCTAATCTAGTGTAATCTTGTAAACGcggaattaaatataaattgaaaatacaatAGTCTGAGCTTCAAAagacaaaaagtaataaaaatcttGTAATATGTctccaaaaattttaaaataacagccACTTTATCGGGCCAATAttactgaaacgatttaaattaaattcaggTAGTCTAGCGGCTAAGAAAagataaaggctactttttatccggatgtggGAAAAGCTATCTTAGGACACGAATGGAACGCGGTTCTTTCGGtgcataaaaacacaaaacaaaaactcacTCAATGTGCAGTACAATGGCACTAGTATTCCTGGTCTTACTCGGTATGCAAGAGCCCGTGCCCAAGAACACGACCTTGGGGTACTCCTTAGTGTCACATCGAGCGTAACGCATGCTGTCCACGAGCCGACGGAACTGCTCCAAGCTGCCCACGAAGCCGTCGACGTCCATGGTCTCTTGGATGTAGTCTTGTATGTGGAGCTTTGGTTCTGCTGTCCTGGGGGGTAAAATGGAGGGTAGTTGTATGAGTGAGGGAGTAGAAAGCTTTCGTTTAAacttaatatatatattttttatgtagtcaTTTTTTCTTCTAGTTttctttttgaaatgtttttatctgGAATGTGTTTGCATCGTAGTTTTATctcatttttacaaaattatagtgagattttttaaacaaatgttgTTTAATATTTGAACAGAGCTATTACTCTGAATATGAAAATCAGAATCCTTATGTCTTTgcctttataaatataattaagttattacaTCTTAACAAAGTGAGATACAACAAACAAGGCAAAATGGCTGCAAGGACCTGGACAgtttaaaaacaatcaaaatataTACAACTAACCTGTCCAGCTGTTTCTTGGGCCTCAAATGATACATAGTGAGGGTCCGTCCCGCCAACATTTCGACCTTAGACACGGCATCACAGTCATCCATCGCAGGTTGATGTCCATCCCCCTTAGCTGATCCCTCCAAGTTAATAATATTCTGGAACTGCGCGAGCGCTATCTACAAATGATTGTTTATGTCAATCCTTCACCGCATGCAAGCTAAGCTACGTATAAGTTGCAGGACATAAAGTATGGAGTGTTAGAGGTTTCAAAGATGTAGTAAGGGTCTATAAGGTTTTTGGTCTAAGGTTCTTGGCTTGCGACAGTTCAGCATGCAATCATCTATGTcatccaataaatattttaaattataatcctTAGATGCTTTGAGACcaacaaataaatgatataattaaataattcatattgcTTCAAAGTGTTCATTTGCTAGTGTATCCAAGTCTTACATGCATTCCTCTTCATAAGCCCAATGTTTTCTATACaccgcatttttttttctagggTTAAGATTAAATGATAAATTGGAATGGTATAGATTTTACTAACAAGAGACACCATTGTCAGACATTCGTTAAATTGGTTACTGGCTGACTGATGACTCGTTGATTTTCTCATGAACAAAACTCCACAGTTAAACAACAGATGAACAACAAAAGCATTAGCAATAGCCCaaagcacacacacacacacaaaacctACCTTATTCTTAAGCTCCTCCAATCCTTTCAATCGAACAGGACTGTTCGTCTTAGGCACGGGCGGGTGAGAGTTCCAAACCGCCGGTACACTAACATCCCGCAGTAGGGGAAATATGTCAGGGTCGAGGAGGTGCAGCTTGTGTTGGGTGCGGTGAACAGCTTCCGAGCCGAGGCAGGAGTTCTGAGAGTTGAGGACTAGGTGACGGGTGCAGGGGCCGAAGAGAGCCATGAAGGCCCGGTACCTGGTAAATAGAGATTTAtgtaaagttttatataaaaacagcaGTAAATCTAATTGACAAAATAACTTACTGACTAAATAACCCGCGCATGCTCAGTAGTTTTGTTCATACCATCTTCGGAGTGGCAATGTTGTAAGGTGACAACTCTATATAGCGTATTATGGGTGACATATGATGGATTATAAATGTATCGGCTGACCTTTtggttttaaaagtatttttgctAAGATCAGACTTTATGTGATTAGACGAGAgctcttatatatttttttaaagatttacataattaaacaagTCAGTTTTTTAGAGCACATAAATTATACCCAGCAATTTAGCACCAAGTAATTAAATAGACCATGTTCAACTCACGCAGGATTATGGAAGACATGAGGCGGTGTGAAGTGCACTATGAGTGTAGGAATGTTCTCAGGAGGATTAATGCCGTTGTCGAAGTGAGCTGAAAACTCCGCCTCCTTCAGGTACGCTAGCTCCGGCACGTCTATTACTGCAcaaatggaagaaaaatatttattgatagcaGAATCATAAGGTCGAATGTCACATTTAATCACTGGCTGTTCCTCGCGGttgcacccgcgtcccgggaaaACCTTTTCGAAACAGtgtaaaagtagcctatgtaagCCCCTTTCTCAGGCTAACTATCATGTAAAACTATTCTTCAGGGCGGTTCAATATTATTGAGGTGAAAGCCCGACAGACAgatagttaattattttctcatttatacatattgtaaatAGAAACCCAAAATGACTGAATCTGGTTGTTCCCTGATCTTAATAATGAGCTATAAGAGGAGAGGGAGAGAGAACTATAACTTTGCTCCAAAAGACTGAATAACAATAACTAGCTCATAATattaccttaaaaaaaaactaataatacgACAGGTCGAAAAACTACGAAGATAAAGTAGTAATTATTTCCTTACCAATAAACACGGGGCCAGATTCATCAGGAGTCTTCACATCTCTGGACAGCACGAGTGACCCATCGGGCAGCACCACATCCTGGCCATTCTTTAGCTGTCCCAGCATCGGACCTGGCTTCACGCCTTTTTCCACACACTTCGCCAGGTCTAGGGTCCCTAGTCGTTTCTGTGGACAAGTTTAGTCTTGAAGCATATGTAAAAAGAACTGGAATTCGTCAGCGGTTTCAGTCGCGATCCGAGAGATCTACTTTCTTTTCCCGCGTGGAAAAAAATCTATGTTCGTCGCCTGGTCCCAAGCTACCTTACGTATCTCCCAACCAAAGAGAAGATTATAAGATAGTAAAAACGAGACGTCTTTCTTTTTGATAATGTAGATTAAAAGTTATGATTTCTAGCTTATGGCAGTTACACTATGAAAACTGGTGCTTCAGAGATAAACGACGGTACACACGAaactttcggaagtggaaaatttctatggccggttatacgcatcgcatgcatctcgacctgatcccggaaatgaggattctagagccacattaacacgccatttcaccgaagacctgccagaagtcagcagtggcgaaatcgagatcgctctgagacagctcaaaaatggaaaagcccctggcgaggatggcattacaacagagcttttaaaagcaggaggaaagcccgtactgggggagctggaagctttttaatgccgtcctgtttgaagggagaactccagaggcgtggagtaggagtgttgtcgtcctgttcttcaaaaagggagacaaaacccagctgaagaactatagacccatttccctcctaagccacgtctataagctgttctcaagagtgatcacgaaccgacttgcgcggagactcgacgaattccaaccaccggagcaggctgggtttcggagcggatacggcaccatagaccacatccacacagtgcggcagattatacagaagaccgaagagtataatcagcccctgtgtctagcatttgtggactatgagaaggcctttgactcggttgaaatctggtctgttctggagtccctgcagcgttgtcaagtagattggcgatacatccaagtgatgagatgtctctacgaagccgctacaatgtccgtccaagtacagaatcagcaaacaaggcccataccgttgcaacgaggagtgagacaaggggatgttatttccccgaaactgttcactaatgcaatggaggatatgttcaagacgctgaactggaaaggacgaggcatcaacatcaatggcgaacacatctctcacttgcgatttgctgacgatatcgtcatcatggcggaaacgctgcaggacctacaacaaatgctgaacgacctggctgaatcttctctacgcatcggcctacggatgaacttggacaaaaccaaggtcatgttcaatgaacatgttctaccggaaccgattgcgatacacggcgccgttctcgaagttgttcggaaatatgtatacctcgggcagacattgcagttaggtagaaacaactttgaggacgaggtgaataggagaattcagttgggttgggctgcatttgggaagctgcgtcgagtcctaacatcgtcgatcccacagtgcctaaagacaaaagtcttcaatcagtgcgtcctacctgtcatgacttacggagccgaaacgtggacgctgacggtacggctggtccacaagtttaaagtcgctcagcgggctatggaaagggctatgctcggcatttctctgagggatcgcatcagaaatgaggtaatccgtcagagaaccaaggtcatcgacatagcccaccgaatcagcaagctgaagtggcagtgggctggccatattagccgaagaaccgataaccgttggggtaaacgagttctagagtggagaccgcgcctcggcaaacgtagtgtaggacgtcctcaggcacggtggagtgatgacttgcgcaagacggctggcaggagctggatgcgcgaagccgaaaatcgatctcagtggcgtgcacttggagaggcctatgtccagcagtggactgcgataggctgatgatgatgatgatgatgacatacgAAACATGGCTCGTAAATGAATGTCTGAAAGTACATATACCATATAGATTAGAATTTAGAAGACAAACAGCTTACCTTTAATG from Helicoverpa armigera isolate CAAS_96S chromosome 2, ASM3070526v1, whole genome shotgun sequence includes these protein-coding regions:
- the LOC110377763 gene encoding ribonuclease Z, mitochondrial isoform X2, whose protein sequence is MPKANSGRIAEAQRQRQQISRKSEKYGPSTVYLQVLGSGARGAPNTLYLFTDQKRYLFNCGECTQRLAHEHKVKLSRLDHIFITTKTWQNIGGLPGLSLTLQDVGVPNITLHGPEGLDELYAATRRFVIMKDMQVTMAKCSPSEDFEDNVMNVKYVLLGPHDNLLTGKEFKQQAVKKPKLDPNVDKEYEEFIHDDTDYYRPEMRNLEPGTHSAKARQLRELASKEKNKPKSAVEKDPLKKKTEKVLHELQKKTHCSVAYICTLKKRLGTLDLAKCVEKGVKPGPMLGQLKNGQDVVLPDGSLVLSRDVKTPDESGPVFIVIDVPELAYLKEAEFSAHFDNGINPPENIPTLIVHFTPPHVFHNPAYRAFMALFGPCTRHLVLNSQNSCLGSEAVHRTQHKLHLLDPDIFPLLRDVSVPAVWNSHPPVPKTNSPVRLKGLEELKNKIALAQFQNIINLEGSAKGDGHQPAMDDCDAVSKVEMLAGRTLTMYHLRPKKQLDRTAEPKLHIQDYIQETMDVDGFVGSLEQFRRLVDSMRYARCDTKEYPKVVFLGTGSCIPSKTRNTSAIVLHIDENRSMLLDCGEGTFGQLVRFYGPKKVNAFLRTLKAIYISHLHADHHIGLIGVLQARRQAMQELAPGEGASPPTPVYLLAPGQIVTWLTLYDHQFERLKSDYTLIPNQNLHHEHPEKLDLTAAALSSMGVESIKTCFVAHCPNAFGVAINVDERYKVTYSGDTLPCEELVKIGTDSTLLIHEATMEDELADEARIKMHSTTTQAIDIGRQMNARYTVLTHFSQRYARLPRLNAHILNDNNSVGIAFDNMQITMSDLELLPHMYAPLQLMFAEHCVEMELKASQRQRVRSRRSSTPSLPPGTHTPKRSRNHSDASDDDAPKRSRNHGNADIVDNDPPKSTRNRGNADIVDVGPPKSTRNHGNKNNSDSESSLPGIGTRKDKISSVSSVQSRKLSTDCTSENDSNPGTEPDNVESNSSENNVS
- the LOC110377763 gene encoding ribonuclease Z, mitochondrial isoform X1, yielding MYGISVLFSYRVVSKCSIRSHSSDSTKKLLEFLADMPKANSGRIAEAQRQRQQISRKSEKYGPSTVYLQVLGSGARGAPNTLYLFTDQKRYLFNCGECTQRLAHEHKVKLSRLDHIFITTKTWQNIGGLPGLSLTLQDVGVPNITLHGPEGLDELYAATRRFVIMKDMQVTMAKCSPSEDFEDNVMNVKYVLLGPHDNLLTGKEFKQQAVKKPKLDPNVDKEYEEFIHDDTDYYRPEMRNLEPGTHSAKARQLRELASKEKNKPKSAVEKDPLKKKTEKVLHELQKKTHCSVAYICTLKKRLGTLDLAKCVEKGVKPGPMLGQLKNGQDVVLPDGSLVLSRDVKTPDESGPVFIVIDVPELAYLKEAEFSAHFDNGINPPENIPTLIVHFTPPHVFHNPAYRAFMALFGPCTRHLVLNSQNSCLGSEAVHRTQHKLHLLDPDIFPLLRDVSVPAVWNSHPPVPKTNSPVRLKGLEELKNKIALAQFQNIINLEGSAKGDGHQPAMDDCDAVSKVEMLAGRTLTMYHLRPKKQLDRTAEPKLHIQDYIQETMDVDGFVGSLEQFRRLVDSMRYARCDTKEYPKVVFLGTGSCIPSKTRNTSAIVLHIDENRSMLLDCGEGTFGQLVRFYGPKKVNAFLRTLKAIYISHLHADHHIGLIGVLQARRQAMQELAPGEGASPPTPVYLLAPGQIVTWLTLYDHQFERLKSDYTLIPNQNLHHEHPEKLDLTAAALSSMGVESIKTCFVAHCPNAFGVAINVDERYKVTYSGDTLPCEELVKIGTDSTLLIHEATMEDELADEARIKMHSTTTQAIDIGRQMNARYTVLTHFSQRYARLPRLNAHILNDNNSVGIAFDNMQITMSDLELLPHMYAPLQLMFAEHCVEMELKASQRQRVRSRRSSTPSLPPGTHTPKRSRNHSDASDDDAPKRSRNHGNADIVDNDPPKSTRNRGNADIVDVGPPKSTRNHGNKNNSDSESSLPGIGTRKDKISSVSSVQSRKLSTDCTSENDSNPGTEPDNVESNSSENNVS